Proteins co-encoded in one Candida albicans SC5314 chromosome 3, complete sequence genomic window:
- the FOX2 gene encoding bifunctional hydroxyacyl-CoA dehydrogenase/enoyl-CoA hydratase (3-hydroxyacyl-CoA epimerase; fatty acid beta-oxidation; induced by phagocytosis; regulated by Mig1, by white-opaque switch, by DNA methylation; transcriptional activation by oleate requires Ctf1; rat catheter and Spider biofilm induced) gives MSPIDFKDKVVIITGAGGGLGKYYSLEFAKLGAKVVVNDLGGALDGQGGNSKAADIVVDEITKNGGVAVADYNNVLDGAKIVETAVKSFGTVHIIINNAGILRDSSIKKMTEKDFKLVIDVHLNGAYAVTKAAWPYFQKQKFGRVVNTSSPAGLYGNFGQTNYSAAKSALLGFAETLAKEGDRYNIKANAIAPLARSRMTESILPPPILEKLGPEKVAPLVLYLSSAENEVTGQFFEVAAGFYAQIRWERSGGVLFKPDQSFTAEVVAKRFSEVLNFDDSGKPEYLKNQHPFMLNDYTTLTTEARKLPSNDASGAPKVTLKDKVVLITGAGAGLGKEYAKWFARYGAKVVVNDFKDATKTVEEIKAAGGEAWADQHDVASQAEEIIKNVIDKYGTIDVLVNNAGILRDKSFAKMSDQEWDQVQKVHLLGTFNLSRLAWPYFAEKKYGRIVNISSTSGIYGNFGQANYASAKAGILGLSKTLAVEGARNNIKVNVVAPHAETAMTLTIFREQDKNLYHADQVAPLLVYLGSEEVEVTGETFEAGGGWIGNTRWQRAKGAVSHDEHTTVEFIRDNLKDITNFDSDTENPKSTTESSMAILSAVGGDDDDDDDEEEEDEGDEEEEEEDEEEDDPVWRFNDRDVILYNIALGATTKQLHYVYENDSDFQVIPTFGHLITFNSGKSQNSFAKLLRNFNPMLLLHGEHYLKVHKWPPPTEGAIKTTFEPISTTPKGSNVVIVHGSKSVDNDSGEVIYSNEATYFIRNCQADNKVYAERRSFATNPFPAPKRAPDYQVDVPISEDLAALYRLTGDRNPLHIDPNFAKGAKFPKPILHGMCTYGLSAKVLIDKFGMFDEIKARFTGIVFPGETLRVLAWKESDDTVVFQTHVVDRGTIAINNAAIKLVGDKAKI, from the coding sequence ATGTCTCCAATAGATTTTAAAGATAAAGTTGTTATCATCACCGGTGCCGGTGGTGGTTTAGGTAAATACTACTCCCTTGAATTTGCCAAATTAGGTGCAAAAGTTGTTGTCAACGATTTAGGAGGTGCCTTGGACGGTCAAGGTGGTAACTCCAAAGCAGCAGATATTGTTGTCGATGAAATTACCAAGAACGGTGGGGTTGCCGTTGCCGATTACAACAATGTTTTGGATGGTGccaaaattgttgaaaccGCCGTCAAAAGCTTTGGTACTGTGcatatcattatcaacaatgcCGGTATTTTGAGAGATTCTTctataaagaaaatgaccgaaaaagatttcaaattggttATCGACGTTCATTTGAACGGTGCTTACGCTGTCACCAAGGCTGCTTGGCCATATttccaaaaacaaaagttTGGTAGAGTTGTCAACACTTCCTCTCCAGCTGGTTTATACGGTAACTTTGGTCAAACTAACTATTCTGCTGCCAAATCTGCTTTGTTAGGTTTTGCCGAAACTTTAGCTAAAGAAGGTGACAGATACAACATCAAAGCCAATGCCATTGCTCCATTGGCTAGATCAAGAATGACTGAATCTATTTTGCCACCACCAATTTTGGAGAAATTGGGTCCTGAAAAGGTTGCCCCATTGGTCTTATATTTGTCATCAGCTGAAAATGAAGTGACTGGTCAATTCTTTGAAGTAGCTGCTGGCTTTTATGCTCAAATCAGATGGGAAAGATCCGGTGGTGTTTTGTTCAAACCAGATCAATCCTTCACCGCTGAAGTTGTTGCCAAGAGATTCTCTGAAGTTCTCAACTTTGACGACTCTGGTAAACCAGAATACTTGAAGAACCAACACCCATTTATGTTGAATGATTACACTACTTTAACTACCGAAGCTAGAAAATTACCATCTAACGATGCTTCTGGCGCTCCAAAAGTTACCTTGAAAGACAAAGTTGTTTTGATTACTGGTGCTGGTGCCGGTTTAGGTAAAGAATACGCCAAATGGTTTGCCAGATACGGTGCTAAAGTCGTTGTTAACGATTTCAAAGATGCCACTAAAActgttgaagaaatcaaagcTGCTGGCGGTGAAGCTTGGGCTGATCAACACGACGTTGCCTCCCAAGCtgaagaaatcattaaGAATGTTATTGACAAATACGGAACCATCGATGTTTTGGTCAATAATGCTGGTATTTTGAGAGACAAATCCTTTGCCAAGATGAGTGATCAAGAATGGGATCAAGTTCAAAAAGTCCATTTGTTGGGTACTTTCAACTTGAGTAGATTAGCTTGGCCATACTTCGCTGAAAAGAAATACGGTAGAATTGTTAACATTTCATCTACCAGTGGTATCTACGGTAACTTTGGACAAGCTAACTATGCTTCTGCTAAAGCTGGTATCTTAGGTTTGTCAAAGACTTTGGCTGTTGAAGGTGCTAGAAACAACATTAAAGTCAATGTTGTTGCTCCACATGCTGAAACTGCCATGACCTTGACCATTTTCAGAGAACAAGACAAGAACTTGTACCATGCTGATCAAGTTGCTCCATTATTGGTCTACTTGGGTTctgaagaagttgaagttACCGGTGAAACCTTTGAAGCCGGTGGTGGTTGGATTGGTAACACCAGATGGCAAAGAGCCAAAGGTGCTGTCTCCCACGATGAACACACCACTGTTGAATTCATCAGAGACAACTTGAAAGATATCACTAACTTTGACAGTGACACTGAAAATCCAAAATCTACTACTGAATCTTCCATGGCTATCTTGTCTGCTGTCGGTGgtgacgatgatgatgacgatgatgaagaagaagaagatgaaggtgatgaagaagaagaggaagaagatgaagaagaagacgatCCAGTTTGGAGATTCAACGATAGAGATGTCATTTTGTACAATATTGCTCTTGGTGCCACTACCAAACAATTGCACTATGtttatgaaaatgattCTGATTTCCAAGTTATTCCAACTTTTGGTCATTTGATCACCTTCAATTCTGGTAAATCTCAAAACTCCTTTGCTAAATTGTTACGTAACTTCAACCCAATGTTGTTATTACATGGTGAACATTACTTGAAAGTCCACAAATGGCCACCACCAACTGAAGGTGCCATCAAAACTACTTTTGAACCAATCTCCACTACTCCAAAGGGTTCCaatgttgttattgttcaCGGTTCTAAATCCGTTGACAATGATTCTGGTGAAGTGATCTACTCTAATGAAGCCACCTATTTCATTAGAAACTGTCAAGCCGATAACAAGGTTTACGCTGAACGTAGATCATTCGCTACTAACCCATTCCCAGCACCAAAGAGAGCTCCAGATTACCAAGTTGATGTTCCAATTAGTGAAGATTTAGCTGCCTTGTACCGTTTGACTGGTGACAGAAACCCATTACATATTGATCCAAACTTTGCTAAAGGTGCTAAATTCCCTAAACCAATCTTGCACGGTATGTGTACTTATGGTTTGAGTGCTAAAGTCttgattgataaatttggtatgtttgatgaaattaaagcTAGATTTACTGGTATTGTTTTCCCAGGTGAAACTTTGAGAGTTTTGGCTTGGAAAGAAAGCGATGACACTGTTGTTTTCCAAACTCATGTTGTTGATAGAGGTACTATTGCTATTAACAATGCTGCTATTAAATTAGTTGGTGACAAAGCTAAGATCTAA
- a CDS encoding uncharacterized protein (Ortholog of S. cerevisiae : AIM11, C. glabrata CBS138 : CAGL0I04928g, C. dubliniensis CD36 : Cd36_80770, C. parapsilosis CDC317 : CPAR2_102260 and Candida tenuis NRRL Y-1498 : CANTEDRAFT_114262) produces the protein MSDLLHKLNFKIADASPEYKQRRKIQMIRFFTASAVTIFASRFAYRATVSRQYIPTLFQGNHSPPLSYNFTTDAAVAVGTGTLLCGSVTGMTVFGLCWILDVSNIKEFGWRMKSMLGGWESEKKLSEAPMDEESSYIQDSLNDILDGKYDFENDTEEVAGELKTN, from the coding sequence ATGTCAGACTTGCTtcataaattaaatttcaaaattgctGATGCATCCCCTGAATATAAACAACGTCgtaaaattcaaatgataCGTTTTTTCACGGCGTCGGCAGTGACTATCTTTGCCCTGAGGTTTGCCTATCGTGCAACTGTTTCTCGTCAATATATTCCTACATTATTCCAAGGCAACCATTCTCCTCCTTTAAGTTATAATTTTACTACCGATGCggctgttgctgttggaACAGGGACATTGTTGTGTGGATCAGTCACAGGAATGACTGTATTTGGACTTTGTTGGATCTTGGATGTTAGCAATATAAAAGAGTTTGGCTGGAGAATGAAGAGTATGTTGGGAGGATGGGAGCTGGAAAAGAAACTAAGTGAAGCCCCTATGGATGAGGAGAGTTCGTATATCCAAGATAGTTTGAATGATATACTTGATGGAAAGTATGATTTTGAGAATGACACAGAAGAAGTGGCAGGagaattaaaaacaaactaa
- a CDS encoding DNA ligase (ATP) (Ortholog(s) have DNA ligase (ATP) activity and role in DNA ligation, DNA recombination, base-excision repair, lagging strand elongation, maintenance of DNA trinucleotide repeats, mitotic cell cycle, nucleotide-excision repair), whose product MFSRLVSYRYPIGVQLKQANRIMSNKKQQSLARFFGGITPPSGSNSTSPEKQQSLTRFFGSSSNNSSPKKATTEAKQKREATPPKSPPRSKKARIETKSDESSSSSSSNGDIEMETEPKLEKNNGSGNDVRNEAEELIKLSESEQAKHSNEKLGVKIPYAKLASVFEAIENESSRLAIIAIISQFFLEVLQQSTIDKLIRIVYLCINRLGPDYEPGLELGLGETILIKAISECYGRETSKIKADYKSTGDLGLIAQKSRSLQPTMFKTAPLDVDTVFDNSLKIAKSTGKESQSKKISIIKQMLTACQMKSSEAKFLIRSLQGKLRIGSAEKSIIVGLAQAFVNYENKSNKKIDPSKLAEAEEIMKEAFSRVPNYEVVLKTAYQYGIFNLLEHCFVTPGIPLKPMLANPTKSIGEVLDRFQNEEFTCEYKYDGVRAQVHILSDGSIKVFSRNLEDMTQTYPDLISIGKQFAVSGNTISMILDCEAVAWDREDHKILPFQKLTTRKRKDVNEEDIKVQICLFAFDLLYYDNESLLPKSLAERRKIMQENLSPIEDRFQFATATNSSSNLEVLQQFLDQSIKDSCEGLMVKMLNGSESFYEPSKRSRNWLKLKKDYLEGVGDSLDLVVIGAYNGKGKRTGTYGGFLLASYNEDSGDLETCCKIGTGFSDEDLLNLYNKLHPTEIASPKNYFVYDTNNSNAVPDVWFEPSMLFEVLTADLSLSPIYKTGHQEFGKGVSLRFPRFIRVRDDKGIEDATSSDRVCEFYQRQAHVNN is encoded by the coding sequence ATGTTCAGTAGACTTGTATCTTATCGATATCCAATTGGTGTCCAATTAAAACAAGCAAATAGGATCATGTCAAATaagaaacaacaatcatTAGCTCGGTTTTTTGGAGGTATCACACCTCCCTCAGgttcaaattcaacatctcctgaaaaacaacaatcattGACAAGATTTTTTGGAAGTTCCTCAAACAATAGTAGTCCGAAAAAGGCAACCACTGAAGCTAAACAGAAAAGAGAAGCTACACCACCTAAATCGCCACCCCGTTCCAAGAAAGctagaattgaaacaaagTCTGATGagagtagtagtagtagtagtagtaatggTGATATCGAGATGGAAACAGAACccaaattggaaaaaaataatgggTCTGGCAATGATGTTCGTAATGAAGCTGAAGAATTGATCAAACTCAGCGAATCAGAACAAGCTAAACACagtaatgaaaaattgggtgTCAAAATTCCCTATGCCAAATTAGCATCTGTGTTTGaagcaattgaaaatgaaagtTCTCGATTAGCAATTATTGCCATTATAtcacaattttttttggaagtTTTACAACAACTGACAATTGATAAACTTATTCGTATTGTCTATTTATGCATAAATAGACTTGGTCCTGATTATGAACCCGGGTTGGAATTAGGGTTAGGTGAAACCATTTTAATTAAAGCTATTAGTGAATGTTATGGAAGAGAAACATCGAAAATCAAAGCTGATTATAAATCTACAGGAGATTTAGGTTTAATTGCCCAAAAATCAAGAAGTTTACAACCAACAATGTTCAAGACTGCCCCACTTGACGTTGATACtgtttttgataattcattgaaaattgCCAAATCAACTGGGAAAGAATCTCAATCGAAGAAAATCAGTATCATCAAACAAATGTTAACTGCATGTCAAATGAAAAGTAGCGAAGCCAAGTTTTTAATTCGTTCATTACAAGGGAAATTAAGAATTGGACTGGCTGAAAAAAGTATTATTGTGGGATTAGCTCAAGCATTTGTTaattatgaaaataaatctaataaaaaaattgatccaTCTAAATTAGCTGAAGCTGAAGAAATTATGAAGGAAGCATTTTCACGTGTTCCTAATTATGAAGTGGTGTTGAAAACTGCTTATCAATACGGTATCTTCAATCTTTTGGAACATTGTTTTGTTACCCCAGGGATACCGTTGAAACCAATGTTGGCAAACCCTACAAAGTCTATCGGAGAAGTATTGGATCGTTTCCAAAATGAAGAATTCACTTGTGAATATAAATACGATGGTGTTAGAGCTCAAGTTCATATATTGTCTGATGGATCCATCAAAGtattttcaagaaatttggAAGATATGACACAAACTTATCctgatttgatttctatTGGTAAGCAATTTGCCGTTAGTGGTAATACTATTTCCATGATTTTAGATTGTGAAGCAGTAGCTTGGGATAGAGAAGATCATAAGATTTTACCATTTCAGAAATTAACTACtagaaaaaggaaagatgtcaatgaagaagatatcAAAGTgcaaatttgtttatttgcCTTTGATTTATTGTATTACGATAATGAATCACTTTTACCCAAATCATTAGCTGAAAGAAGGAAAATCATGCAGGAGAATTTATCTCCAATTGAAGATAGATTTCAATTTGCAACTGCCACGAATTCATCTTCCAATTTGGAAGTGCTACAACAGTTTTTGgatcaatcaattaagGATTCATGTGAAGGGTTGATGGTAAAGATGTTAAATGGACTGGAATCGTTTTATGAACCATCGAAACGTTCAAGAAATtggttgaaattgaaaaaagattaTCTTGAAGGAGTTGGTGATTCGTTAGATTTGGTAGTTATTGGAGCTTATAATGGGAAAGGTAAAAGAACGGGAACTTATGGTGGGTTTTTATTAGCTTCATATAATGAAGATTCAGGGGATCTTGAAACTTGTTGTAAAATAGGTACAGGTTTTagtgatgaagatttaCTCAATTTATACAACAAATTGCATCCAACAGAAATTGCATCACcgaaaaattattttgtttatgacaccaataattcaaatgcTGTTCCTGATGTTTGGTTTGAGCCTAGCATGTTGTTTGAAGTTTTAACGGCAGATTTATCTTTAAGTCCTATTTATAAAACAGGTCATCAAGAATTTGGAAAAGGTGTATCATTAAGATTCCCTAGATTTATACGAGTAAGAGATGATAAAGGTATTGAAGATGCTACTAGTTCTGATCGTGTTTGTGAATTTTACCAACGTCAAGCCCAtgtaaacaattga
- the SCT1 gene encoding bifunctional glycerol-3-phosphate/glycerone-phosphate O-acyltransferase (Putative glycerol-3-phosphate O-acyltransferase; fungal-specific (no human or murine homolog)), which produces MAPSSSSSLDLHYERPKWYRLAIYDTLLWLLSVIFDCFFREIRPRGAFKIPREGPVIFVAAPHHNQFVDPVLLMNQIKKEANRRISFLIAAKSYKLKAVGTMAKCQLSIPVVRPQDCLVKGTGKIFVDFDKDPLRVTGKDTKFTKECMVKGLIALPQSLGASEIVEIISDTELVIRKEFKSSDKVKVLLTNGTAYKRADKIDQKQVYQMVFDHLLDDGCIGIFPEGGSHDRPDLLPLKAGVAVMALGAMDKNPGCNIKIVPCGMNYFNAHKFRSRAVVEFGDPIEIPKELVKKYANPETNREAVKELLDTITTGLKAVTVTCEDYETLMLIHAVRRLYAGNFAQQLPLPLIVEMNRRLVIGYQHFKNVPKVQEIKEKVLHYNDFLKTLYLPDHDVESCNDEAHKITLIPIFFFRVFKLLILFILALPGATLFSPVFLSTKIISKKKAKEALANSVVKIQANDVIATWKILVSMGIAPIVYSFYASVGTYYCSTHDYFSHWKLFWVWIFLYSCGVLVTYSALITGEQGMDLFKSIRPLYLSITSGSSIKELKKMRHELSEEITELVNHYGPQLFPNDFNLLDLQKSLNINGDVVYADSDEEEDMKTEELRNRRIARRKAEKKKKQTQENEDTQELQSSDMKHSSSMSDGISLLNSDNSLTNLPMFSDYVLHKNAKNPDLQLDPQSHYGSRVNSNLNSSANSSVSIYDDYRFASQSEHGGTASPVRYSRLPHLPETSSSDHMELNFASKPEGQKMRLRDRIKTKLRENRKEN; this is translated from the coding sequence atggcaccatcatcatcatcatcgttgGATTTGCATTATGAACGACCCAAATGGTATCGTTTAGCAATTTATGATACTTTATTATGGCTATTATCAGTTAtctttgattgttttttcCGAGAAATTCGACCAAGAGGAGCATTTAAAATTCCTCGTGAAGGTCCAGTCATCTTTGTGGCAGCTCCtcatcataatcaattCGTTGATCCTGTACttttaatgaatcaaatcaaaaaagagGCCAATAGAAGAATTTCGTTTTTAATTGCTGCCAAGTCTTATAAGTTAAAAGCAGTGGGGACAATGGCCAAATGTCAATTGTCAATTCCTGTTGTGAGACCACAAGATTGTTTAGTTAAAGGAACGGggaaaatttttgttgatttcgATAAGGATCCCTTGAGAGTCACTGGTAAAGACACAAAATTCACCAAAGAATGTATGGTCAAAGGTTTAATTGCATTACCACAGTCATTGGGTGCTTCTGAAATTGTGGAAATAATCTCCGATACCGAATTAGTCATTCGTaaagaattcaaatctCTGGATAAAGTTAAAGTTTTATTAACCAACGGTACTGCTTATAAACGAGCAGACAAAATTGACCAAAAACAGGTTTATCAAATGGTATTTGATCATTTGTTAGATGATGGATGTATTGGTATTTTCCCAGAAGGTGGTTCTCATGATCGTCCTGATTTATTGCCATTAAAGGCTGGTGTTGCCGTAATGGCACTTGGTGCCATGGATAAAAATCCTGGTTGTAACATTAAAATTGTCCCTTGTGGTATGAATTATTTCAATGCTCACAAGTTTAGATCTAGAGCAGTTGTGGAATTTGGTGATCCAATTGAGATCCCTAAGgaattggtgaaaaaatACGCCAACCCAGAAACTAACCGTGAAGCTgttaaagaattattagataCAATCACCACTGGGTTGAAAGCTGTTACTGTTACTTGTGAAGACTATGAAACTTTGATGTTAATTCATGCCGTTAGAAGATTATACGCTGGGAACTTTGCTCAACAATTACCCTTGCCATTAATTGTGGAAATGAATAGAAGATTGGTAATTGGATATCaacatttcaaaaatgtCCCTAAAgttcaagaaatcaaagaaaaagtatTACATTATAATGATTTTCTTAAAACTTTGTATTTACCAGATCATGACGTTGAAAGTTGCAACGACGAAGCTCATAAAATTACATTGATCccaatatttttcttcagagttttcaaattattaattttattcattttagCATTACCAGGGGCTACTTTATTCTCACCCGTGTTTTTGTCTACCAAAATAATCTCGAAAAAGAAAGCCAAAGAGGCATTAGCAAACTCAGTTGTCAAGATCCAGGCTAATGATGTTATTGCCACTTGGAAGATTCTAGTTTCAATGGGTATTGCCCCCATagtttattctttttacGCCAGTGTTGGTACTTATTACTGTTCAACTCATGACTATTTTCTGCATTGGAAATTATTTTGGGTAtggatttttttgtatagTTGTGGTGTATTGGTCACCTATTCTGCATTAATTACTGGTGAACAAGGTATGGATTTGTTCAAATCTATCCGTCCATTATACTTATCAATTACATCTGGTTCGTCtataaaagaattgaaaaaaatgagACACGAATTGAGTGAGGAAATTACTGAGTTAGTCAATCACTATGGTCCACAATTATTCCctaatgatttcaatttgttagATTTGCAAAAATCATTGAACATAAATGGTGATGTTGTTTACGCTGATAgtgacgaagaagaagatatgAAAACTGAAGAGTTGCGTAACAGAAGAATTGCCAGACGTAAAgctgaaaagaaaaagaagcaGACTcaagaaaatgaagataCCCAAGAACTTCAAAGTTCTGATATGAAACACTCTTCATCTATGAGTGATGGTATTTCCTTGTTGAATTCCGATAATTCATTAACTAATTTACCAATGTTTTCCGATTATGTCTTGCACAAAAATGCCAAGAATCCTGATCTACAATTGGACCCACAATCCCATTATGGTTCAAGAGTGAATTCGAATCTCAACTCTAGTGCCAATTCTTCAGTTTCTATTTATGATGATTATCGATTTGCATCACAATCAGAACATGGCGGCACTGCATCACCTGTAAGATATTCAAGACTCCCTCATTTACCTGAAACATCATCTTCAGATCATatggaattgaattttgcTTCAAAACCTGAAGGGCAGAAAATGCGTTTGAGAGATAGAATTAAAACCAAACTTCGGgaaaatagaaaagaaaattaa
- a CDS encoding uncharacterized protein (Ortholog(s) have role in eisosome assembly and eisosome, membrane raft, mitochondrion, plasma membrane localization), whose amino-acid sequence MSHSAYKASGKPLSAEALYHQRVKQGVFQSPSGTIVGVNSNASDTAALLAASSDLSVQPSYVRSVAPEAHTAALAAKQQEIKAWERGQEDPDASAAASNAKRTNTLSSTTPSTTVKVGIPSMNSNTIYKAASANSTSTMTSRINPEKDIRRSGIQSKQGATSLNIDKINKLATKNSTKSLSSRFNPDLDYRSGLKKQAPAEFLNQDEEDLAASGAAASLKHGAGFTDQVSSQKRSQTFTAASVVNASLLKAANEKAELRLNSLKSNNPATLKAQAQLYANALALAQKRSDERSQSRAAGLINLGGGLTISQSELDKLASTYVQPILDDIEGKAEAKRQIDIEKKQKELELQQLHEKAKKEEHEAKEKEKRDIEIAKLERNAQNDKRKKAEDEKYAEYQAGRNEEVQTKLQEYKDVEAKHAEEKQVLLDEKKENQDRIDTEEAEKIAARKQELEELQAEKDEILKPTLDELKEESAKLEEVTNARDELANEVKASEDLNKEYEEKLAELESKLQEAKNDIEKYTTDIEEATAKHESTDKEVAELQELHDKEKADAEKEHEDLDGKLEELEKQKQSHLEDKATKKKDILAAIDEKVKDEHKINSELPEHLREEVDEGKIRDTSSIFSGEEPEIKHVPLIKESETTEPEKKTAKAAEDSTATKAADTTASTASKPVATKPAVTAATDSTSKRPVTPSAAQSPTKKKSSFSRRLSSIFKYTNTEEKPKSTTTPSSAVKKETKPAKKATETEAEPKKTTETAKAAETTKAPATKQEQPAAKDAEKEAKSVKDGDVSEFADFEDEVSLNRKENKGGVFTEEI is encoded by the coding sequence ATGTCTCATTCGGCCTACAAAGCTTCCGGCAAGCCATTGTCAGCAGAAGCATTATATCATCAACGAGTAAAACAAGGTGTGTTCCAATCCCCAAGTGGAACAATTGTTGGAGTCAATTCAAATGCATCAGATACGGCTGCCTTGTTGGCAGCTTCCTCCGACTTGAGTGTCCAACCTTCTTATGTTCGTTCAGTTGCACCAGAAGCACACACCGCCGCTTTAGCAGCTAAgcaacaagaaattaaagCTTGGGAAAGAGGTCAAGAAGACCCAGATGCCAGTGCAGCAGCATCAAATGCTAAAAGAACCAATACATTGTCATCAACAACCCCTTCCACTACTGTCAAGGTTGGTATTCCTTCAATGAACTCAAACACTATTTACAAAGCCGCCAGTGCCAACTCTACTAGCACCATGACATCGAGAATAAATCCCGAAAAAGACATTAGAAGATCCGGTATTCAATCAAAGCAAGGGGCCACTTCATTGAACATTGATAAGATTAACAAATTGGCCACTAAAAACTCTACAAAATCTTTGAGTTCTCGTTTTAATCCTGACTTGGATTACAGATCGGGTTTGAAAAAACAGGCTCCAGCTGAATTCTTAAATCAAGATGAAGAGGATTTGGCTGCTTCCGGTGCAGCTGCTTCTTTAAAGCACGGTGCTGGATTTACTGATCAAGTTTCATCCCAAAAGAGAAGTCAAACTTTTACAGCTGCTTCAGTAGTCAATGCTTCTTTGTTAAAGGCAGCCAATGAAAAAGCTGAATTAAGATTGAACTCATTGAAATCCAATAATCCAGCTACTTTGAAAGCTCAAGCACAATTGTACGCTAATGCCTTAGCCCTTGCACAAAAGAGATCCGACGAAAGACTGCAAAGTAGAGCTGCTGGTTTGATCAATTTGGGTGGTGGCTTGACTATCAGTCAAAGTGAATTAGACAAATTAGCTTCCACATATGTCCAACCAATTTTGGATGATATTGAAGGTAAAGCAGAAGCTAAAAGACAAATTGACatagaaaagaaacaaaaagaattggaattgcAACAATTGCACGAGAAAGCTAAAAAGGAGGAACATGAAgccaaagaaaaagagaaacgtgatattgaaattgcCAAGTTGGAAAGAAATGCTCAAAACGATAAACGTAAAAAGGCTGAAGATGAGAAATATGCCGAGTACCAAGCTGGTAGAAATGAAGAAGTCCAAACTAAGCTCCAAGAATATAAAGACGTTGAAGCTAAACATGCTGAAGAGAAGCAAGTTTTGTTGgatgaaaagaaagagaatcAAGATAGAATCGATACCGAGGAAGCAGAAAAGATTGCTGCCAGAAAGcaagaattggaagaattACAAGCAGAAAAGgatgaaattttgaaaccaactttggatgaattgaaagaagagTCAGCTAAATTAGAAGAAGTAACCAATGCAAGAGATGAATTGGCTAATGAGGTTAAAGCTTCAGAAGATTTGAATAAGGAatatgaagaaaaattggcCGAATTGGAAAGCAAATTGCAGGAAGCCAagaatgatattgaaaaatacaCTACTGACATTGAGGAAGCTACTGCTAAACACGAGTCTACCGATAAGGAAGTAGCtgaattacaagaattgCACGATAAAGAAAAGGCCGATGCTGAAAAGGAACATGAAGACTTGGATGGTAAGTtggaagaattggaaaaacaGAAGCAACTGCACCTAGAAGACAAGGCTACCAAGAAGAAAGATATTTTGGCTGCCATTGATGAGAAAGTCAAGGATGAACATAAGATAAACTCTGAATTACCTGAACATTTGAGAGAAGAAGTCGATGAAGGTAAAATAAGAGACacttcatcaatattttcgGGAGAAGAACCAGAAATCAAACATGTTCCATTGATCAAAGAAAGTGAAACCACTGAACCTGAAAAGAAGACTGCTAAAGCTGCTGAAGACTCCACTGCCACTAAAGCTGCTGATACTACCGCATCTACTGCCAGCAAGCCTGTTGCCACTAAACCTGCCGTCACTGCTGCTACTGACTCTACATCCAAAAGACCAGTGACACCATCTGCTGCACAATCACCAACCAAAAAGAAGTCATCATTTTCCAGAAGATTGAGCTCAATATTCAAGTACACAAATACCGAAGagaaaccaaaatcaaCCACAACTCCGTCCTCAGCAGTTAAGAAGGAAACGAAACCTGCCAAAAAGGCTACTGAAACCGAAGCAGaaccaaagaaaacaacTGAAACCGCAAAGGCAGCAGAAACCACAAAAGCTCCAGCTACCAAGCAAGAACAGCCAGCAGCAAAGGATGCTGAGAAAGAAGCAAAGAGTGTAAAGGATGGAGATGTATCTGAATTTGCtgattttgaagatgaagttTCTTTGaatagaaaagaaaacaaaggTGGTGTATTCACTGAAGAAATCTAA